The following coding sequences lie in one Sorghum bicolor cultivar BTx623 chromosome 6, Sorghum_bicolor_NCBIv3, whole genome shotgun sequence genomic window:
- the LOC8064474 gene encoding septin and tuftelin-interacting protein 1 homolog 1 codes for MAADDWRYATNRREADERGYAGDNRRAAWAQWGTGQNSASAHRGGEDGLRQSGARPPPKRRHGAGDLPKPVHFVSAAVSSSDEHGDSRNPAPSSSVDPARQATSPPPEPGSLASNPVVAHMMKLMNYKEGTGLGRHGQGIIAPIEVALRPKNAGLGSVERPIIGGADGLPPPSDENWPKWDEAGGGARKRKRDLDVIVDDDKILARRLEESAAEAVVRVQKALARAARWSSSTSSGLRSGDDDMAAATITKAMKWVQEESASGTLTTGKLIREFRALKEKCPREYATYRLADTARAIVAPLLRAVFQQRWEPLEDPSRGLEAVTTLKDILLDDGSAVSPYGALVDDVVVGRALASAAETWEAKDPEPMIRFLDTWGDALPLPAIQRLLEQVVMPKLSAAVELWEPRWEPEPCHVWVQRWIPLLGRWLEPLYVTVRRKLGKALLGWHTARALADYDMVSPWKDAFGPEAWEEFVGRHVVPYLRHGLRALRVRPPKQDDGGFAGVMRWASVVGAQDMAQLLKEEFFGKWQDALCRWLWDAKPTMGEAIAWHEAWKRLLPPELLAEEHVSVPIQAGLEKINRAVQGLGIYRREHRWHASEARSWRSRSRWSPVVGIGSDRRQK; via the coding sequence atggccgccgacgactggcgctacGCGACCAATCGCCGCGAGGCTGACGAGCGCGGCTACGCCGGCGACAACCGCAGGGCAGCTTGGGCACAGTGGGGAACGGGCCAAAACTCCGCGTCTGCCCACCGTGGCGGCGAGGATGGTCTTCGTCAATCCGGTGCGCGTCCGCCGCCGAAACGCCGACACGGAGCAGGTGATCTCCCCAAGCCCGTCCATTTTGTCTCAGCGGCCGTCTCGTCGTCCGATGAGCATGGGGATTCTCGTAATCCCGCGCCGTCCTCGTCTGTGGATCCGGCTCGGCAGGccacgtcgccgccgccggagccggGGAGCCTTGCGTCCAACCCGGTGGTGGCGCACATGATGAAGCTCATGAACTACAAGGAAGGCACCGGCCTCGGGAGGCACGGGCAGGGCATCATCGCTCCCATCGAGGTGGCCCTCCGTCCCAAGAACGCCGGCCTCGGCAGCGTCGAGAGACCCATCATCGGTGGAGCGGACGGTCTGCCGCCACCCAGCGACGAAAACTGGCCCAAGTGGGACGAAGCTGGAGGAGGAGCAAGGAAACGGAAGCGCGATCTGGACgtcatcgtcgacgacgacaagATCCTAGCCAGACGTCTGGAGGAGAGCGCCGCCGAGGCCGTCGTGCGCGTGCAGAAGGCACTCGCCCGGGCGGCCCGGTGGTCGTCGTCGACGTCGAGTGGCCTGAGATCCGGGGACGACGACATGGCGGCCGCGACGATCACCAAGGCCATGAAGTGGGTGCAGGAGGAGAGCGCGTCGGGGACGCTGACGACGGGCAAGCTGATCCGCGAGTTCAGGGCCTTGAAGGAGAAGTGTCCCCGGGAGTACGCGACGTACCGCCTCGCGGACACGGCGCGCGCGATCGTGGCGCCGCTGCTGCGCGCGGTGTTCCAGCAGCGGTGGGAGCCGCTGGAGGACCCGTCGCGCGGGCTGGAGGCGGTGACCACGCTCAAAGACATCCTCTTGGACGACGGGTCGGCCGTCTCGCCGTACGGCGCGCTGGTCGACGACGTGGTGGTGGGGCGCGCGCTGGCATCGGCGGCCGAGACGTGGGAGGCCAAGGACCCGGAGCCCATGATCCGGTTCCTGGACACGTGGGGCGACGCGTTGCCGCTCCCTGCCATCCAGCGCCTCCTGGAGCAGGTGGTCATGCCGAAGCTGTCGGCCGCCGTGGAGCTGTGGGAGCCGCGGTGGGAGCCTGAGCCGTGCCACGTCTGGGTGCAGCGGTGGATCCCGCTCCTCGGGCGCTGGCTCGAGCCGCTGTACGTGACGGTGCGGCGCAAGCTCGGGAAGGCGCTGCTGGGGTGGCACACGGCGCGCGCCCTGGCCGACTACGACATGGTGTCCCCGTGGAAAGACGCGTTCGGGCCGGAGGCCTGGGAGGAGTTCGTCGGCCGGCACGTCGTGCCGTACCTGAGGCACGGCCTGCGGGCACTGCGCGTCAGGCCGCCGAAGCAGGACGACGGCGGGTTCGCCGGGGTGATGAGGTGGGCGTCCGTGGTGGGTGCGCAAGACATGGCGCAGCTCCTGAAAGAGGAGTTCTTCGGCAAGTGGCAGGACGCGCTGTGCCGGTGGCTGTGGGATGCGAAACCCACGATGGGGGAGGCCATCGCATGGCACGAAGCGTGGAAACGGCTCTTGCCACCGGAATTACTCGCCGAAGAGCACGTTAGTGTGCCTATCCAGGCCGGTCTCGAAAAGATCAACCGCGCGGTGCAAGGGCTGGGAATTTATCGGCGTGAGCACAGGTGGCACGCCAGCGAAGCTCGCTCTTGGCGTTCCAGATCAAGATGGAGCCCCGTGGTTGGTATTGGAAGCGATAGGCGCCAAAAGTGA